The genomic window TATCCAGGGTCGCCGGCGGCGCTGTGGCCCAACCCGCAGTCAGCGTCAGCCTGTGACCGAGCTCACAGCACCGGCCCGTCCAGCTGAGCCGCAGGTTCGCTCACTACCCTTGACTGCCATGGCTGACCAGCTCGAGATTCCCGAAGACCTCAAACCGCGCGACGGCCGTTTCGGATCGGGTCCGTCCAAAGTGCGCCCGGAGCAACTGCAGGCCCTGAGCACCACCGCGGCGGCGCTGTTCGGTACCTCGCACCGGCAGGCGCCAGTCAAGAACCTGGTCGGCCGGGTGCGGTCGGGGTTGGCCGAGCTGTTCTCGGTGCCCGACGGGTACGAGGTCATCCTCGGTAACGGCGGCGCGACGGCATTCTGGGACGCCGCGGCGTTCGGCTTGATCGACCAGCGGTCTTTGCACCTGGCCTACGGGGAGTTCAGCTCGAAATTCGCGTCCGCGGTCGCCAAGAACCCGTTCGTCGGGGATCCCATCATCGTCAAGGCCGAACCGGGCAGCGCCCCGGAGCCGCAGGCGGACCCGTCCGTCGACGTGATCGCGTGGGCCCACAACGAGACGTCGACGGGCGTTTCCGTGCCGGTGCGCCGTCCGGCGGATTCCGGTTCGGCTCTGGTGGTCATCGACGCCACCTCCGGCGCCGGCGGGCTGCCTGTCGACATCGCCGAGACCGACGCCTATTACTTCGCGCCGCAGAAGAACTTCGCCAGCGACGGCGGCTTGTGGCTGGCCATCATGAGCCCGGCCGCACTGGCGCGGGTGGAGGCGATCGCGGGCTCCGGCCGCTGGGTGCCCGACTTCCTGTCGCTGCCGATCGCCATCGAGAACAGCGTGAAAAATCAGACCTACAACACCCCGGCGATCGGCACCCTGGTGCTGCTGGCCGAACAGATCGACTGGCTGCTGGGCAACGGCGGGCTGGACTGGGCGGTCAAGCGCACCGCCGACTCCTCGCAGCGCCTCTACTCCTGGGCCCAGGAGCGTCCGTACACGACGCCGTTCGTCAAGGACACCGCGCTGCGCTCCCAGGTGGTGGGCACGATCGACTTC from Mycobacterium kubicae includes these protein-coding regions:
- the serC gene encoding phosphoserine transaminase; translated protein: MADQLEIPEDLKPRDGRFGSGPSKVRPEQLQALSTTAAALFGTSHRQAPVKNLVGRVRSGLAELFSVPDGYEVILGNGGATAFWDAAAFGLIDQRSLHLAYGEFSSKFASAVAKNPFVGDPIIVKAEPGSAPEPQADPSVDVIAWAHNETSTGVSVPVRRPADSGSALVVIDATSGAGGLPVDIAETDAYYFAPQKNFASDGGLWLAIMSPAALARVEAIAGSGRWVPDFLSLPIAIENSVKNQTYNTPAIGTLVLLAEQIDWLLGNGGLDWAVKRTADSSQRLYSWAQERPYTTPFVKDTALRSQVVGTIDFADDVDASAVAKTLRANGIVDTEPYRKLGRNQLRVAMFPAVEPDDVSALTQCIDWVVERL